In Bacteroidia bacterium, a genomic segment contains:
- a CDS encoding GH3 auxin-responsive promoter family protein yields the protein MGIKTLAGITWAKYRASQIHQNKSRAVEIQARTFQHLIQKASQTVFGKNHHFHLIKNYKDFQQAVPVRDYELSRPWLDRIYHGESDISWPGKPLYLAKTSGTTSGTKYIPITRDSIKNQIGGARDTLMMYMAETGKADFLDGKMMFLSGSPEIEKNDYGIQTGRLSGIVNHFVPAYLQRNRVPGYETNIIEDWETKVKTIVSEVSKQDLRLISGIPPWVQMLFEELENQTGKQPLQVWPNLSLFVQGGVDFQPYQPIFDRYFKGKVDIAELYPASEGFFAIQETQKDNGLLLMPDYGVFYEFIPLEEYGNPQPTRLTLEEVEVDQQYALIISTNSGLWAYDIGDTVKFTSVNPWKIRVSGRVKHFISAFGEHVISEEVNAAIMEASHVTGAEFHEFTVAPLLSTEKGASAHEWLIEFVRPPDNFQRFTDVLDKSLRKKNAYYNDLREGNILRMAQVKRLRINACRDYMKSIGKLGGQNKFPRLSNNRNIADVLYTLLEEE from the coding sequence ATGGGCATAAAAACCTTGGCTGGTATTACCTGGGCAAAATACCGGGCCAGCCAGATTCACCAAAATAAATCAAGAGCTGTAGAAATACAGGCTCGCACATTTCAGCACCTGATCCAAAAAGCCAGCCAAACGGTATTCGGCAAAAATCATCATTTTCACCTCATCAAAAACTACAAGGACTTTCAGCAAGCTGTCCCTGTCAGAGATTATGAATTGTCCCGCCCATGGCTGGATCGCATTTATCACGGTGAATCAGATATTTCCTGGCCGGGGAAACCGCTTTACCTGGCAAAAACATCAGGCACAACTTCAGGAACCAAATATATCCCTATCACCCGCGATTCTATCAAAAACCAAATTGGCGGCGCACGTGATACCCTGATGATGTACATGGCCGAAACAGGCAAAGCAGATTTTCTCGATGGAAAGATGATGTTTCTGTCAGGAAGTCCGGAAATCGAAAAAAATGACTATGGCATACAGACAGGAAGGCTTTCAGGCATTGTCAACCATTTTGTACCGGCCTACCTGCAGCGAAACCGGGTACCCGGTTATGAGACCAATATTATCGAAGACTGGGAAACGAAAGTAAAAACGATCGTTTCGGAGGTCAGCAAACAAGACCTGCGCCTGATTTCCGGCATTCCCCCTTGGGTACAGATGCTCTTCGAAGAACTGGAAAACCAAACAGGCAAACAACCCCTGCAAGTATGGCCCAATCTGTCGCTATTTGTTCAGGGAGGTGTGGATTTTCAGCCGTACCAACCCATATTTGACCGTTATTTTAAGGGGAAAGTCGATATTGCAGAATTGTACCCGGCTTCTGAAGGGTTTTTTGCCATACAGGAAACACAAAAAGACAATGGGCTGCTGTTAATGCCTGACTATGGCGTGTTTTACGAATTTATCCCGCTCGAAGAATATGGCAACCCTCAACCTACCCGCCTGACGCTTGAAGAAGTCGAAGTAGATCAACAATATGCCCTCATCATTTCCACTAACTCTGGATTGTGGGCGTATGATATCGGGGATACGGTAAAATTCACATCTGTAAACCCATGGAAGATACGGGTTTCGGGAAGAGTGAAACATTTTATCAGTGCATTTGGAGAACACGTAATCTCTGAAGAAGTAAATGCAGCCATAATGGAAGCCTCACACGTCACGGGGGCCGAGTTTCATGAATTTACGGTCGCTCCGCTACTTAGTACCGAAAAAGGAGCGTCTGCACACGAATGGCTGATCGAATTTGTCCGTCCGCCTGACAATTTTCAAAGATTTACTGACGTTTTAGATAAAAGTCTTCGAAAAAAAAATGCATATTACAATGACCTTAGAGAAGGAAATATATTAAGGATGGCTCAGGTGAAACGATTAAGGATAAATGCTTGCAGGGATTATATGAAATCTATCGGTAAATTGGGCGGTCAAAATAAGTTTCCCCGGTTAAGTAATAACCGCAATATAGCAGACGTACTTTATACTTTATTAGAAGAAGAATAA
- a CDS encoding OstA-like protein, with the protein MHKKRFLQTGLLFLIISGWLTAGLYGQPGKPVVNDTAQSKRVKILHASILSYLKSKEAIFEKLVGRVEMMQDSTLFFCDSAYFYETDHRLEAYSRVRIEMPDSVFLYGDKLTYDTESKISEVYRKIKLTNQDVVLTTDRLTYFRNEDYGFYREGGKMVDGDNVLTSIHGYYYPRKDMAYFRDSVKLVNPDYVLTTDTLGYDTENKISYFLTKTFITSKDGEIETENGNYDTDRGIVNLYSRSIVRDSSYLLVADTLTYFDKRDMGFARGNVLVFQDDSSLQIRGGLAEFNRKTDESWVTREAVAIHLFDDDTLYMMADTLFSIKQKKLIRKRYDAPVRPDTLSQIMPDSASNRDMIRSSDSVAADSLAADSVVSDTITARAVFVDTLEMDEVRNMVGPMQTNDELYEVDTVEIRLFKAYNNVRFFMNNMQGRADSMVYFYDDSVMYLYHDPVLWSDENQLTGDTIIIWMKNEKADSMWVGKDGFLASREDTVGYNQVKGKEMRAKFKDNELYRMHIIGNSESIYFAKNEDDTTHIYYEGMNKALAQEMVMYFRDNEVKRIVFLSQPEGTYSPFFKVIFEANALDGLKWRITERPEKPSIFKSETIPGTEEVPTEDVPTEEVPTEEASVPTDETPVSPPAERPTRRLQNASEPPRPEKH; encoded by the coding sequence ATGCACAAAAAGCGTTTTCTCCAGACAGGATTGTTGTTCCTGATCATCTCAGGTTGGTTGACCGCCGGGCTGTATGGACAGCCGGGCAAACCGGTAGTCAATGATACTGCGCAGTCTAAAAGGGTGAAAATTCTTCATGCATCGATTCTTAGTTACCTCAAGTCTAAGGAGGCTATATTTGAAAAACTCGTTGGGCGCGTGGAAATGATGCAGGATTCGACACTTTTTTTCTGCGATAGCGCATATTTTTATGAGACAGATCACCGGTTGGAAGCCTACAGCAGGGTGAGAATAGAAATGCCTGACAGTGTATTTCTTTATGGAGATAAGCTTACGTATGACACCGAGTCTAAAATTTCGGAGGTGTACCGCAAAATTAAGCTCACCAATCAGGATGTCGTGCTCACCACAGACCGGCTGACTTATTTCCGAAATGAAGATTATGGGTTTTATCGGGAAGGAGGAAAAATGGTCGATGGGGACAATGTGCTCACTAGTATTCACGGGTATTATTATCCCAGGAAGGATATGGCCTATTTTCGCGATAGCGTAAAGCTTGTAAATCCTGACTATGTACTGACAACCGACACATTGGGATATGATACTGAGAATAAAATTTCCTATTTCCTTACCAAAACTTTTATCACAAGTAAGGATGGGGAAATCGAAACGGAGAATGGGAATTATGACACAGACCGGGGCATTGTTAACCTTTACTCGCGCTCCATTGTGCGGGACTCTTCATATTTGCTGGTAGCAGATACCTTGACATACTTCGACAAAAGAGATATGGGGTTTGCGCGCGGAAACGTTCTCGTTTTTCAGGACGATTCTTCCCTTCAGATACGAGGCGGCCTGGCGGAGTTTAACCGGAAAACCGACGAGAGCTGGGTAACGCGGGAGGCGGTTGCCATTCATTTATTTGACGATGACACACTATATATGATGGCAGATACGCTTTTCTCGATCAAACAAAAAAAACTGATTCGAAAGCGATATGATGCGCCAGTACGGCCAGATACTTTGTCACAGATCATGCCTGATTCGGCTTCAAATAGGGATATGATCCGCTCTTCCGATTCGGTTGCCGCTGATTCTTTGGCCGCTGATTCCGTAGTTTCAGATACGATCACTGCACGGGCGGTTTTTGTCGATACATTGGAAATGGACGAGGTAAGAAATATGGTGGGCCCAATGCAAACCAATGATGAGCTGTATGAAGTAGATACAGTAGAAATACGATTATTTAAAGCATACAACAATGTCAGATTTTTTATGAATAATATGCAGGGGCGGGCGGATTCGATGGTGTATTTTTACGATGATTCTGTGATGTATTTGTATCATGACCCGGTATTATGGTCAGATGAGAATCAGCTCACCGGAGATACCATCATTATCTGGATGAAAAATGAAAAAGCTGATTCTATGTGGGTGGGAAAAGATGGCTTTCTCGCCAGCCGGGAAGATACTGTCGGGTATAATCAGGTGAAAGGCAAAGAGATGCGCGCAAAGTTCAAGGATAATGAGTTATATCGGATGCACATTATTGGAAACAGTGAAAGCATTTATTTTGCTAAAAATGAAGACGATACGACGCATATCTATTATGAAGGAATGAATAAGGCGCTGGCGCAGGAGATGGTCATGTATTTTCGGGATAATGAAGTCAAACGAATTGTATTTCTTTCCCAGCCGGAGGGGACATATTCGCCATTTTTTAAGGTAATCTTTGAGGCGAATGCATTAGATGGATTAAAATGGCGAATCACAGAACGTCCGGAAAAACCTTCAATTTTCAAATCTGAAACAATTCCCGGCACAGAAGAAGTCCCAACTGAGGATGTCCCAACTGAAGAAGTTCCAACGGAGGAAGCGTCGGTACCCACAGACGAAACGCCAGTCTCTCCGCCGGCAGAACGTCCTACTCGACGATTACAAAACGCTTCCGAACCTCCTCGGCCGGAAAAGCATTAA
- a CDS encoding PKD domain-containing protein, producing the protein MKNFLPLFLAIMIATIGVQAQSIESAGKTFPVVKNTARVSDLREMARTATCGPDTNQYTLFKASAANALNLNNATSAVGLAQYFDVPLHPVTIYGFNFYGFTNSANNDTLNITCTLFDAKTDSTPNTVLASAVIKVDTTSGATIFDFRRTVIFTTPVTVATPYLVAISNPSAISLLAVTSNWTAGDGAGENLGFAQFGANWVSGAGVNISGTTFDADLLIEPIVSFDATAGIGAPAGGCVPQNTPLTFTNTSSSIFNSRFYNVLSFDSYFNSTPDSTFFWDFGDGNDAYGNTPTHTYSDGGTSYSPKVYGLILGYSSACIDSATITFTSGASADANFVVGSQNGGAVAFVDNSVADSWSWNFGDGNTSTVQSPTHTYAASGNYTVSLIVTSCGSSDTTTQQISVILTSLKDDLLNEALNVYPNPSAGVFNIELTLDKVSPVTVSVFNLVGQQVQSLNLGNVLNVNEQISLTGKEKGIYLLQVTAGDRQVIRRISVE; encoded by the coding sequence ATGAAGAATTTTTTACCACTCTTTCTGGCAATCATGATCGCAACGATTGGTGTTCAGGCACAGAGCATTGAGTCAGCCGGAAAAACGTTTCCTGTCGTCAAAAACACTGCGCGTGTTTCAGATTTGCGCGAAATGGCACGGACAGCTACCTGTGGTCCTGATACCAACCAATATACGCTGTTCAAAGCTTCAGCTGCCAATGCCCTGAACCTCAATAATGCCACTTCCGCAGTCGGCCTGGCTCAGTATTTTGATGTACCTCTGCATCCGGTCACTATTTACGGGTTCAATTTTTATGGATTCACTAACTCCGCCAATAATGATACCCTGAATATTACCTGTACTCTTTTTGACGCAAAAACAGACTCCACCCCCAATACAGTGCTGGCATCAGCTGTAATCAAAGTAGATACTACTTCCGGTGCTACTATTTTTGACTTTCGCAGAACTGTCATCTTTACCACTCCGGTAACTGTCGCAACGCCTTACCTTGTTGCTATTTCCAACCCTTCAGCAATCAGTCTTTTGGCCGTTACCAGCAACTGGACAGCCGGAGACGGTGCAGGCGAAAACCTTGGATTTGCGCAGTTTGGTGCAAACTGGGTATCTGGTGCCGGTGTAAATATTAGCGGAACCACCTTTGATGCAGACCTGCTGATAGAGCCGATTGTTTCTTTTGATGCTACTGCCGGAATAGGCGCGCCTGCCGGAGGTTGTGTCCCCCAGAATACGCCATTGACATTCACAAACACCTCGTCTTCCATCTTCAACAGCAGATTTTACAATGTGTTGTCCTTCGACAGCTACTTTAACAGTACGCCTGACTCCACTTTCTTCTGGGATTTTGGTGATGGTAATGATGCCTATGGAAATACACCTACACATACTTATTCCGATGGCGGGACAAGCTATTCTCCCAAAGTATATGGTCTGATCCTGGGTTATTCCTCTGCTTGTATTGACTCCGCAACCATTACTTTTACATCAGGTGCATCCGCAGATGCAAACTTTGTAGTAGGGTCTCAGAATGGTGGTGCTGTCGCCTTTGTTGACAACTCTGTTGCTGATTCATGGAGCTGGAATTTTGGCGATGGAAATACTTCGACCGTACAAAGCCCGACTCATACCTATGCAGCAAGCGGCAACTATACCGTTTCACTGATAGTAACGAGCTGTGGTTCTTCAGATACAACCACACAGCAAATCTCAGTGATCCTTACCAGCCTGAAAGATGATCTTCTCAACGAAGCGCTGAATGTATATCCTAACCCCAGTGCCGGTGTATTCAATATTGAACTTACACTTGACAAAGTTTCTCCGGTTACGGTATCTGTATTCAACCTCGTTGGCCAGCAGGTACAATCGCTCAACCTGGGTAATGTGCTGAATGTAAACGAACAAATCAGCCTTACAGGAAAAGAAAAAGGCATCTATCTGCTTCAGGTTACCGCTGGCGACCGTCAGGTAATCCGCAGAATTTCTGTCGAATAA
- a CDS encoding amidohydrolase family protein produces MRKLFYLFVLSIPVISLQGQNKAESEKWDVAATHGPAHELRFTASEGTWMNLDVSPDGKEIVFDLLGDIYILPLAGGKATLISGGNPYEVQPRFSPDGKRILFTSDRSGGDNIWVMDRDGSNRKQLTKEDFRLLNNPVWTPDGQYFVARKHYTATRSLGAGEMWLYHISGGSGIQLTKRKNDQQDAGEPFVSPDGRYVYYSEDMSGGSSFEYNKDPNGMIYMIRRYDRQNGEIENITGGPGSAFRPTISPDGKTLAFVKRVRTKTVLYLHNLATGEEWPVYDDLTKDQQETWAIFGVYPNFAWMPDNQHIVIYGKGKFMKVNTKDFTATEIPFQAEVRQMLEEPVLFRQEVSPETFEAKMIRHATTSPDGKLLAFNAAGHIYLKSLPDGKPYRLTNDVHFEFEPSFSNDGKSIVYTTWSDTATGAIFVKEVGASGSPARKLTSEKGFYHSPTFSGDGKQIVFRKGRGNTVLGTTYGKNPGVYLIPADGNAAPKFIGDGGEFPRFSPDGEYIYFQRGNQYWAMNLETREAQTIFSSQYANQFCPSPDGKWLAFTELFQAYMIPFPMVGKAIDLSGNTKAIPVKKVTRDAGTSLHWSGDSKTLHWVLGPQYFSREIRNSFDFVEGAPDTLPAIDTTGLAIGLQLTTDIPQGKIAFVNARIVTMDGDKVIGKGYVLVEKNIITRLGEGDRKFPEDVKVINCEGKTIIPGLIDVHAHPGVSYNGISPQQQWSYFANLAYGVTTTHDPSNDTEMVFSQSEMVKAGIMTGPRIYSTGTILYGADGDFKALINSYEDALSHLRRLKAVGAFSVKSYNQPRRDQRQQVIKAARALHMMVYPEGGSTFYHNMSMILDGHTGIEHSIPVNPFYGDVTRLWAESKVGYTPTLIVGYGGRWGEDYWYEKTHVWENERLLSFTPRAMIDARSRRRDMLPDEEWDKAFVENSRGCKRLLDAGGRVQLGAHGQLEGLGVHWELWMLQMGGMTNLEALRAATQHGADYIGMGDQLGSISKGKLADLVILDANPLENIKNTEQIHYVMLNGRLYDPATLNETGNYERKRLPFYWENGRSSEAFDWHGETHGFMTPKCGCVH; encoded by the coding sequence ATGAGAAAACTTTTTTACCTTTTTGTACTTTCTATCCCAGTGATATCCCTTCAGGGCCAAAATAAGGCTGAATCTGAAAAATGGGATGTTGCAGCTACCCATGGCCCCGCTCACGAACTGCGGTTTACCGCCAGTGAAGGTACATGGATGAATCTCGATGTGAGCCCTGATGGGAAAGAAATAGTTTTTGACCTGTTAGGTGATATTTATATCCTCCCGCTGGCAGGAGGGAAAGCCACCCTGATCTCAGGGGGTAATCCTTATGAGGTTCAACCTCGTTTCAGTCCCGATGGAAAACGAATTTTATTTACCAGCGACAGATCGGGTGGCGATAATATATGGGTAATGGATCGCGATGGATCCAACCGGAAACAACTTACGAAAGAAGATTTTCGGCTGTTGAATAATCCCGTCTGGACACCTGACGGGCAATATTTTGTAGCGAGAAAACATTACACCGCCACCCGGTCGCTGGGTGCCGGAGAAATGTGGCTATATCATATCAGCGGCGGCAGCGGTATCCAGCTCACAAAAAGAAAAAATGACCAGCAGGATGCAGGAGAACCATTTGTATCGCCTGACGGGCGATATGTGTATTACAGCGAAGACATGAGCGGAGGCTCTAGCTTTGAGTACAACAAAGACCCAAACGGTATGATATACATGATTCGCCGCTATGACAGACAGAATGGCGAAATCGAAAATATCACAGGCGGGCCAGGTAGTGCATTTCGCCCTACAATTTCACCAGATGGAAAAACCCTGGCCTTTGTCAAAAGGGTCCGCACCAAAACGGTTTTGTATTTACACAACCTCGCCACCGGCGAGGAATGGCCGGTATACGACGATCTCACCAAAGACCAGCAGGAAACCTGGGCCATTTTTGGTGTTTATCCCAATTTTGCCTGGATGCCCGACAACCAACACATTGTCATTTACGGCAAAGGCAAATTTATGAAAGTAAATACAAAGGATTTTACGGCAACGGAAATTCCCTTCCAGGCCGAGGTCAGACAAATGCTGGAAGAACCTGTACTTTTCAGGCAGGAGGTGTCGCCCGAAACTTTTGAGGCAAAAATGATCCGGCATGCCACCACTTCTCCCGACGGAAAACTGCTCGCATTTAATGCTGCCGGCCATATTTACCTCAAATCTCTGCCAGACGGAAAACCCTACCGGCTCACCAATGACGTTCATTTTGAGTTTGAGCCATCATTTAGCAATGACGGAAAATCAATTGTGTATACAACATGGAGCGACACCGCTACCGGTGCGATTTTCGTGAAAGAAGTCGGTGCTTCAGGATCACCGGCACGTAAACTTACCTCAGAGAAAGGATTTTACCATTCACCTACCTTTAGTGGTGATGGAAAACAAATTGTCTTTCGGAAAGGACGGGGCAATACAGTATTGGGGACGACCTATGGCAAAAACCCGGGCGTATACCTCATACCCGCAGACGGAAATGCTGCACCCAAATTTATTGGCGACGGAGGTGAATTTCCCCGCTTTAGCCCCGATGGCGAATATATTTATTTCCAGAGAGGCAACCAGTATTGGGCGATGAATCTGGAAACAAGAGAAGCGCAGACCATATTTTCCTCACAATACGCAAATCAATTTTGCCCAAGCCCTGACGGAAAATGGCTGGCCTTTACAGAATTGTTTCAGGCATATATGATCCCGTTCCCAATGGTCGGGAAAGCGATTGACCTGTCGGGCAATACAAAAGCAATCCCGGTAAAAAAGGTAACCAGAGATGCCGGGACATCCCTTCATTGGTCGGGAGACAGCAAAACACTTCATTGGGTGCTGGGACCGCAGTATTTTTCCAGAGAGATTCGGAACTCATTTGACTTCGTGGAAGGTGCGCCGGATACGTTACCGGCGATAGACACAACCGGACTGGCGATAGGTCTTCAGCTGACTACCGACATCCCCCAGGGGAAAATCGCCTTTGTGAATGCCCGAATTGTCACAATGGATGGAGACAAAGTGATCGGGAAAGGATATGTGTTGGTAGAAAAGAATATCATTACACGGTTGGGAGAAGGAGATCGGAAATTTCCGGAAGATGTAAAAGTGATTAATTGTGAGGGGAAAACCATTATTCCCGGACTGATTGACGTACATGCGCACCCGGGGGTGAGCTACAATGGCATTTCCCCCCAACAGCAGTGGTCATACTTTGCCAATCTGGCTTACGGAGTTACGACCACCCACGACCCTTCCAATGACACAGAAATGGTTTTCAGCCAGTCAGAAATGGTTAAAGCAGGAATTATGACCGGGCCGAGAATCTATTCAACCGGAACGATTCTCTACGGTGCAGATGGAGACTTCAAAGCATTGATCAACTCGTATGAAGATGCTTTGAGTCATTTACGCCGGCTGAAAGCCGTAGGTGCATTTTCGGTAAAAAGCTATAACCAACCCAGAAGAGATCAGCGCCAACAGGTGATCAAAGCAGCAAGAGCCCTGCATATGATGGTCTATCCGGAAGGTGGATCCACTTTTTATCACAATATGTCCATGATTTTGGATGGGCATACGGGGATCGAACATTCTATTCCTGTCAATCCATTTTACGGCGACGTTACGCGGCTTTGGGCAGAAAGTAAAGTCGGCTACACACCTACCCTGATTGTGGGATACGGTGGTCGCTGGGGAGAAGATTATTGGTACGAAAAAACCCATGTCTGGGAAAATGAACGCCTCCTGAGCTTTACCCCACGGGCCATGATTGACGCCCGGTCCAGAAGAAGAGACATGCTCCCCGATGAAGAGTGGGACAAAGCATTTGTAGAAAACAGCCGTGGCTGTAAAAGACTTTTGGATGCAGGCGGCCGGGTTCAGTTGGGTGCACACGGACAACTCGAAGGACTGGGGGTACATTGGGAATTGTGGATGCTTCAAATGGGTGGAATGACCAATCTCGAAGCGCTTAGAGCTGCTACCCAGCATGGCGCAGACTATATCGGTATGGGAGATCAGTTGGGTTCGATCAGTAAAGGAAAACTCGCCGACCTTGTGATTTTGGATGCCAATCCACTGGAAAACATCAAAAATACCGAGCAGATACACTATGTAATGTTGAACGGAAGGCTATATGATCCGGCAACGCTCAATGAAACCGGCAATTATGAGCGAAAAAGATTGCCTTTCTACTGGGAAAACGGAAGATCCTCAGAAGCCTTTGACTGGCACGGGGAAACGCATGGATTTATGACCCCAAAATGTGGATGTGTACACTAA
- a CDS encoding protein kinase: MSLQKPKIPVIFLAFANERSQDGFLRKLTTEMKKIMNALEPAIQQGRCQLKILPSATQEEIAAVFQDEWYQDRIWIFHYGGHADEDELWLETDTGNNQSFFSLGLARFLGAQDGLKLVFLNGCATEEHGKLLLAEKIPAVIATSRKILDAQALQFSETFYHGLAGGASIQEAFQEAEGMLLGTYGDKAFGKSETHRSIFWEDEEKVPESGDLPWRLFLQENASWFPAQWRLFHELKEPEAQKEISSEAFLGEEFNNYRITEFLGNGSLGAVYKALHTEMNEERAIKITHNVLKGYELVKSALVAGSKGLASIKHPNVMDFYDVGELTLYGQKRLYMAMEIVRGERLDKIDYQPYREDYKVFLELALQLAAGLEAAHKTSFEDETGTPREGIIHGNLKTRKILFNQKGTPKITDFMFTDLSRSSNIVFDIPELVQIRDRTEKLEDYFAPELIQGFSSVNRQTDIYSLGAIYFEILTGTTIAGQEFLTVDDMHKTLRATTHNYPRSISKAIFKSLRKQPAERYQDVSELIGELLVPTSWLKKLKYWFKRK; the protein is encoded by the coding sequence ATGTCTCTGCAAAAACCAAAAATACCCGTCATCTTTCTAGCCTTTGCCAATGAGCGCAGTCAGGATGGATTTCTCCGGAAACTGACAACCGAGATGAAAAAAATCATGAATGCCCTCGAACCCGCCATTCAGCAAGGCAGATGTCAGCTAAAAATCCTTCCTTCTGCGACGCAGGAAGAGATTGCGGCTGTATTTCAGGATGAATGGTATCAGGACCGAATCTGGATTTTTCACTATGGAGGTCATGCTGATGAAGACGAGCTATGGCTGGAAACTGATACCGGCAACAACCAATCCTTCTTTTCACTCGGGCTTGCGCGTTTTTTGGGGGCGCAGGACGGGTTGAAGCTCGTATTTCTGAATGGATGTGCGACAGAAGAGCATGGCAAACTTCTGCTGGCGGAAAAAATCCCTGCAGTGATTGCGACATCCCGAAAAATTCTTGACGCTCAGGCTCTGCAGTTTTCAGAAACCTTTTATCACGGACTCGCAGGCGGAGCAAGCATACAGGAAGCATTCCAGGAAGCAGAAGGTATGCTACTGGGAACCTATGGAGACAAAGCTTTTGGCAAATCAGAAACTCACCGCAGCATTTTCTGGGAAGATGAAGAAAAAGTCCCCGAATCAGGAGATCTGCCCTGGCGACTGTTTTTGCAAGAGAATGCCAGTTGGTTCCCCGCACAATGGCGACTATTTCATGAGCTTAAAGAGCCGGAAGCACAAAAAGAAATTTCATCTGAGGCTTTTCTGGGAGAAGAATTCAACAACTACCGCATCACAGAATTTTTGGGGAATGGCTCGTTGGGTGCTGTATACAAGGCCCTTCATACAGAAATGAACGAAGAGCGGGCTATCAAGATCACCCATAATGTCCTCAAAGGTTATGAGCTCGTCAAATCAGCCCTCGTGGCCGGGAGCAAAGGACTGGCATCTATCAAACATCCCAATGTGATGGATTTTTATGATGTAGGGGAACTCACCCTATACGGCCAAAAGCGATTGTATATGGCAATGGAAATTGTTAGAGGCGAACGACTCGACAAAATCGACTATCAGCCATACCGGGAGGATTATAAAGTATTTCTCGAACTGGCCCTTCAACTGGCTGCCGGACTGGAAGCTGCGCATAAAACCAGTTTTGAAGATGAAACAGGTACGCCAAGGGAAGGCATCATACATGGGAATCTGAAAACCCGAAAGATTCTGTTTAACCAGAAAGGTACGCCCAAGATTACCGATTTTATGTTCACCGACCTTTCCCGTTCTTCCAACATCGTCTTTGATATTCCAGAGCTTGTACAGATCCGCGACCGCACAGAAAAACTTGAAGACTACTTCGCACCTGAGTTAATACAGGGTTTTTCGAGTGTAAACCGGCAAACGGATATTTACTCATTAGGAGCCATTTACTTTGAAATTCTTACAGGTACCACGATTGCAGGACAGGAGTTTCTTACCGTAGATGATATGCACAAAACACTTCGTGCAACCACCCACAATTATCCCAGAAGTATTTCCAAGGCTATTTTTAAGTCCCTCCGCAAACAACCTGCGGAAAGATATCAGGATGTAAGTGAATTGATAGGAGAACTTCTTGTCCCGACATCCTGGCTTAAAAAATTAAAATACTGGTTTAAAAGAAAATAA
- a CDS encoding MarR family transcriptional regulator codes for MNNLQESSNLEKQLLQMRDAFRQHQNEIRRRYKISANEMEIILYIEDFGPQRMKAVGEQFKIKFSTLTSLVDKIEKLNLVKRVNSKDDRRSIMVTITKKGKKMLEEYNSQIKSLAERISEVSQMESLPQLVETLEKATS; via the coding sequence ATGAACAACTTGCAAGAATCCTCTAACCTTGAAAAACAATTGCTGCAAATGCGGGACGCTTTCCGGCAGCATCAAAACGAAATCCGCAGAAGATACAAGATCTCTGCCAATGAAATGGAAATCATCCTGTATATCGAAGACTTTGGTCCACAGCGAATGAAAGCCGTAGGCGAACAGTTTAAAATTAAGTTTAGCACGCTTACCAGTCTTGTCGATAAGATTGAAAAACTTAATCTCGTAAAAAGAGTGAACTCCAAAGACGACCGCCGGTCTATTATGGTGACAATCACGAAAAAAGGCAAAAAAATGCTCGAAGAATACAACAGCCAGATCAAATCTCTCGCTGAGCGTATTTCTGAGGTATCTCAAATGGAATCACTTCCTCAACTCGTGGAAACGCTGGAAAAGGCCACCTCCTGA